A single genomic interval of uncultured Cohaesibacter sp. harbors:
- the lipA gene encoding lipoyl synthase: protein MVTIIDTVSNKADTVSKVAARPRHPEKAHRPDNPIQRKPDWIRVKAPGSKAYKETLDIVRGNKLVTVCEEAGCPNMGECWSHKHASFMIMGEICTRACAFCNVSTGMPNALDPNEPENTGRAVAQMGLKHVVITSVDRDDLEDGGAQHFADVILAIRDASPETTIEVLTPDFLRKEGALETVVAAKPDVFNHNLETVPSNYLKVRPGARYFHSIRLLQRVKELDPTMFTKSGIMVGLGEERNEVLQLMDDLRVADVDFLTIGQYLQPSKKHHPVIKFVTPQEFKGYETIAYTKGFLMVSANPLTRSSHHAGEDFEKLKAARRTKLGQ from the coding sequence ATGGTTACGATCATTGATACCGTTTCAAACAAGGCAGACACCGTGAGCAAGGTGGCTGCCAGACCCCGCCATCCCGAAAAGGCCCATCGGCCTGATAATCCGATCCAGAGAAAGCCGGACTGGATCCGCGTCAAAGCACCGGGCTCCAAGGCTTACAAGGAAACCCTCGACATTGTTCGCGGGAACAAGCTTGTAACGGTCTGCGAAGAAGCCGGTTGCCCGAATATGGGTGAATGCTGGTCGCACAAGCATGCCAGCTTCATGATCATGGGTGAGATCTGTACCCGTGCCTGCGCGTTCTGCAATGTTTCTACCGGCATGCCCAATGCCCTTGATCCAAACGAGCCGGAAAATACCGGCCGTGCTGTGGCTCAGATGGGCCTCAAGCATGTGGTGATCACGTCTGTTGACAGGGACGATCTGGAAGATGGCGGTGCACAACATTTTGCTGACGTGATCCTCGCTATCCGCGATGCTTCACCGGAAACGACCATCGAGGTTCTGACGCCGGACTTCCTGCGCAAGGAAGGCGCACTGGAAACCGTTGTGGCGGCGAAGCCTGATGTGTTCAACCACAATCTTGAAACGGTTCCATCCAATTATCTCAAGGTGCGTCCAGGTGCACGCTACTTCCATTCCATTCGCCTGCTTCAGCGCGTGAAGGAACTGGACCCGACCATGTTTACCAAATCGGGCATTATGGTTGGCCTTGGTGAAGAGCGTAACGAAGTGCTCCAGTTGATGGATGACCTGCGCGTTGCCGATGTGGACTTCCTGACCATCGGGCAGTATTTGCAGCCGAGCAAGAAGCATCACCCGGTGATCAAATTCGTGACGCCGCAGGAATTCAAAGGCTATGAAACCATTGCCTACACTAAAGGCTTCCTGATGGTTTCGGCCAATCCACTCACGCGGTCTTCCCATCATGCGGGGGAAGATTTCGAAAAGCTGAAAGCTGCTCGTCGCACCAAGCTTGGTCAGTGA
- a CDS encoding deoxyguanosinetriphosphate triphosphohydrolase, producing MVSAIGFGAQPRARYAVLPHESKGRLFEEAASPTRTPFQRDRDRIIHSSAFRRLQAKTQVFLYHEGDMFRTRLTHTLEVSQIARSIARALSVDEDLAEALALSHDLGHTPFGHAGERALNKVMQPYGGFDHNAQSLRAVTALEQCYAEHDGLNLSWETLEGLVKHNGPLTDRDGKGIGHYEGGLPYAIRVYAEQQDLMLWSYASIEAQAAAIADDIAYNSHDIDDGLRAMLISLDQLRDVPLVCDLLKEVEATYPGLSEERTAHEIVRRLITRMVEDVINTSMDNLKRLAPQSVEDVRNASETIVHFSSEMTAAVTGIRQFLFHNVYREDHVMRIMRGAEQVLEDLFVYHFNAPDMMPLNWQFDLDGAPRKLVARRVADYVAGMTDRFAIQEHQRLFDVTPDLG from the coding sequence ATGGTGTCAGCGATCGGATTTGGTGCGCAGCCGCGCGCCCGCTATGCTGTTTTGCCTCATGAAAGCAAGGGGCGTTTGTTTGAAGAAGCTGCCAGTCCCACGCGCACACCCTTCCAGCGAGATAGGGATCGTATCATTCATTCCTCGGCTTTTCGGCGCCTGCAGGCAAAGACGCAGGTGTTTCTCTATCACGAAGGGGACATGTTCCGAACGCGCCTGACTCACACGCTGGAGGTTTCTCAAATCGCCCGTTCCATTGCGCGCGCTCTGTCTGTTGATGAAGATCTGGCTGAAGCGTTGGCGCTTTCGCATGATCTGGGACACACGCCGTTTGGCCATGCGGGGGAGCGGGCGCTCAACAAGGTGATGCAGCCTTATGGCGGGTTTGATCACAATGCCCAGTCCTTGCGGGCCGTGACCGCGCTTGAGCAATGCTATGCAGAACATGATGGTCTCAATCTGAGCTGGGAAACCCTTGAAGGGCTCGTCAAGCATAATGGACCGCTGACAGATCGGGATGGGAAGGGGATTGGGCATTATGAAGGCGGGTTGCCCTATGCCATTCGCGTTTATGCCGAGCAACAGGATCTGATGCTCTGGTCCTATGCCAGCATCGAAGCGCAGGCGGCGGCCATTGCGGACGATATTGCCTATAATTCGCATGATATTGACGATGGCTTGCGTGCGATGCTGATCTCTCTGGATCAATTGCGGGATGTGCCTCTGGTCTGCGACTTGCTCAAAGAGGTGGAGGCAACCTATCCGGGGCTGTCTGAAGAACGCACGGCCCATGAAATCGTCCGTAGGCTGATCACGCGGATGGTTGAAGATGTCATCAATACATCCATGGATAATCTGAAGAGGCTGGCTCCGCAATCGGTCGAGGATGTGCGCAATGCATCTGAGACGATTGTTCATTTTTCCAGTGAAATGACCGCTGCCGTGACGGGAATCAGACAGTTTCTTTTTCATAATGTTTATCGGGAAGACCATGTCATGCGCATCATGCGTGGTGCGGAGCAGGTGCTTGAAGATCTCTTTGTCTATCACTTTAATGCACCGGACATGATGCCGCTAAACTGGCAGTTTGACCTTGATGGAGCGCCACGGAAACTCGTTGCGCGTCGCGTTGCTGACTATG
- a CDS encoding pyruvate dehydrogenase complex dihydrolipoamide acetyltransferase yields the protein MPVTITMPALSPTMESGTLAKWLVKEGDEITSGDVIAEIETDKATMEVEAVDEGTIGKILVESGTADVAVNAPIALLLEEGEDASALDGFDAGAPAAAPAADAAPAKEEAAAPAAAAEANVAAGPAPTAADGNRIFSSPLARRLAKLNDLDLAKISGTGPRGRIVKRDVDAAIEAGTAKAGAPAAADAPKAAAAPAPAAAAPAGPSDEQVLKNFAEGSYELVPHDGMRKTIAKRLTEAKQTIPHFYVSVDCQLDDLLALRSQLNNSAPRKDDKPTYKLSVNDMVIKALALALRDVPDANVSWTSDNMVKHKHVDVGVAVSIEGGLITPIIRKAEEKALSTISNEMKDMGKRAKERKLKPEEYQGGTTAVSNMGMMGVKSFSAVVNPPHSTILAVGAGEKRPVIDGDEIKVATVMTVTLSTDHRTVDGALGAELLKAFKGYIENPMSMLV from the coding sequence ATGCCTGTAACAATTACGATGCCGGCCCTTTCTCCAACCATGGAGAGCGGTACGCTTGCCAAATGGCTGGTGAAAGAAGGCGACGAGATCACTTCCGGTGATGTCATTGCTGAAATCGAAACCGACAAGGCAACCATGGAAGTGGAAGCTGTTGACGAAGGCACCATCGGCAAGATTCTTGTCGAGTCTGGTACTGCCGACGTTGCTGTGAATGCTCCGATTGCCCTGCTTCTGGAAGAAGGTGAAGACGCCTCTGCACTGGACGGCTTTGACGCTGGTGCTCCGGCTGCCGCACCTGCTGCTGATGCGGCTCCGGCCAAGGAAGAGGCTGCCGCTCCGGCTGCTGCTGCTGAAGCCAATGTTGCTGCTGGCCCTGCGCCAACGGCTGCTGATGGCAACCGAATCTTCTCTTCTCCGCTTGCTCGCCGTCTGGCCAAACTCAATGATCTGGACCTGGCCAAGATCTCCGGCACCGGCCCGCGTGGCCGAATCGTCAAGCGCGATGTGGATGCTGCGATTGAAGCTGGTACTGCCAAAGCCGGAGCTCCGGCTGCTGCAGACGCACCAAAAGCGGCTGCTGCTCCGGCTCCTGCCGCTGCTGCTCCTGCCGGTCCGTCCGACGAACAGGTTCTCAAGAACTTCGCAGAAGGTTCTTACGAACTGGTTCCGCACGATGGCATGCGCAAGACCATTGCAAAACGCCTGACAGAAGCCAAGCAGACCATTCCGCACTTCTATGTGTCGGTTGACTGCCAACTGGATGACCTGCTCGCTCTGCGCAGCCAGCTGAACAATTCGGCTCCGCGCAAAGACGATAAGCCGACCTACAAGCTGTCTGTCAACGACATGGTGATCAAGGCTCTGGCTCTTGCTCTGCGTGATGTGCCTGATGCCAACGTTTCCTGGACGTCTGACAACATGGTCAAGCATAAGCATGTTGACGTGGGTGTTGCTGTTTCCATTGAAGGTGGTCTGATCACTCCGATCATCCGTAAGGCTGAGGAAAAAGCCCTGTCCACCATCTCCAACGAGATGAAAGACATGGGCAAGCGCGCTAAGGAACGCAAGCTTAAACCTGAAGAATATCAGGGAGGTACAACCGCTGTGTCCAACATGGGCATGATGGGCGTCAAGAGCTTCTCTGCCGTGGTGAACCCACCGCATTCGACCATTCTGGCCGTGGGTGCTGGTGAGAAACGTCCGGTGATCGACGGTGACGAAATCAAGGTTGCGACCGTGATGACCGTTACCCTGTCTACCGACCACCGCACCGTGGATGGTGCTCTGGGCGCTGAGCTGCTCAAAGCATTCAAGGGTTACATCGAAAACCCGATGAGCATGTTGGTCTAA
- the lpdA gene encoding dihydrolipoyl dehydrogenase produces the protein MAQTEFDVIIVGSGPGGYVTAIRSAQLGLKTAIVEKNELGGICLNWGCIPTKALLRSAEIYHFMQNAKDYGLSAEGVSFDLQKVVERSRGVSKQLNTGVGFLMKKNKVTVIKGEAVLEGKGSITVSGDDAGTYKAKHIILATGARPRVLPGLEPDQKLIWTYFNALKPDIMPKSLLVVGSGAIGIEFASFFNTMGADVTVVEMMPKILPVEDDEISGMARKSLEKQGIKILTEAKVTGVKKGGNNVEATIEKKGGKTEVIKADRIISAVGVQGNIENLGLEKLGIKTDRGCIVIDEYGRTNVEGVYAIGDVAGPPMLAHKAEHEGTICVEKIAGLKPHPMNKSTIPGCTYCHPQVSSVGLTEQACKEKGLDVRVGRFPFIANGKAIALGEPEGMIKTIFDKKTGQLLGAHMIGAEVTELIQGFCVAMGLETTEEELMETIFPHPTLSEMMPESVRDAYGRVIQT, from the coding sequence ATGGCACAGACTGAATTTGACGTAATTATAGTCGGTTCTGGACCCGGTGGTTATGTGACTGCCATTCGCTCGGCGCAGCTTGGTCTCAAAACGGCAATCGTTGAAAAGAACGAACTGGGCGGCATCTGCCTTAACTGGGGCTGCATCCCGACCAAGGCTCTGCTTCGTTCCGCAGAAATCTATCACTTCATGCAGAATGCCAAGGATTATGGCCTTTCTGCTGAAGGCGTAAGCTTTGACCTGCAGAAGGTTGTCGAGCGCTCCCGTGGCGTTTCCAAGCAGCTGAACACAGGCGTTGGCTTCCTGATGAAGAAGAACAAGGTCACCGTGATCAAGGGTGAAGCTGTTCTTGAAGGCAAAGGCTCGATCACTGTTTCCGGTGATGACGCTGGAACCTACAAGGCCAAGCACATCATTCTGGCGACCGGCGCTCGTCCGCGCGTTCTGCCGGGGCTTGAGCCAGACCAGAAACTGATCTGGACCTATTTCAACGCTCTCAAGCCGGACATCATGCCGAAAAGCCTGTTGGTTGTTGGCTCCGGCGCGATTGGTATCGAATTTGCCAGCTTCTTCAACACCATGGGTGCTGATGTAACGGTCGTTGAAATGATGCCGAAGATCCTGCCGGTCGAAGATGACGAAATCTCCGGTATGGCGCGCAAGTCCCTTGAAAAGCAGGGTATCAAGATCCTGACCGAAGCCAAGGTGACGGGCGTCAAGAAGGGCGGCAACAATGTCGAGGCTACCATCGAGAAGAAAGGTGGCAAGACCGAAGTCATCAAGGCTGACCGTATCATCTCTGCTGTCGGCGTTCAGGGCAATATCGAGAATCTCGGCCTTGAAAAGCTTGGCATCAAAACCGATCGTGGCTGCATCGTGATTGACGAATATGGTCGCACCAATGTTGAAGGTGTCTATGCGATTGGCGACGTGGCCGGTCCTCCGATGCTGGCTCACAAAGCCGAGCATGAAGGCACCATTTGCGTTGAGAAAATCGCAGGCCTCAAACCTCATCCAATGAACAAGAGCACGATCCCGGGTTGCACCTATTGCCATCCGCAGGTTTCCTCTGTTGGTCTCACCGAACAGGCCTGCAAGGAAAAAGGGCTCGACGTTCGCGTTGGTCGCTTCCCATTCATCGCCAACGGCAAGGCCATTGCGCTTGGTGAACCGGAAGGCATGATCAAGACCATCTTTGACAAGAAGACTGGCCAGTTGCTCGGCGCCCACATGATTGGTGCTGAAGTGACCGAGCTTATTCAGGGCTTCTGTGTTGCCATGGGGCTTGAGACCACTGAAGAAGAACTGATGGAAACCATCTTCCCGCATCCGACCCTTTCGGAAATGATGCCGGAATCGGTTCGCGACGCTTATGGTCGTGTGATCCAGACGTGA
- a CDS encoding GlsB/YeaQ/YmgE family stress response membrane protein: protein MGFIGWIIVGIIAGFIAEKVTDSNHGLLTNLVVGLIGAFVGGFIAGKFGIHFVNNAFLDTTIIATLGAILVLFVYQKVRS, encoded by the coding sequence ATGGGTTTTATCGGTTGGATTATTGTCGGCATTATCGCCGGATTCATTGCTGAAAAAGTGACAGATTCCAATCATGGCTTGCTCACAAACCTTGTTGTGGGGCTGATCGGGGCATTTGTCGGCGGTTTTATTGCTGGAAAGTTTGGTATCCATTTCGTCAATAACGCGTTTCTGGATACCACGATCATTGCGACACTCGGCGCAATTCTGGTGCTGTTTGTCTATCAGAAAGTTCGATCCTGA
- a CDS encoding SRPBCC family protein, with the protein MPKFQTRHKVKHSAEAMFKLVADVERYPEFVPLCKSLHIRGCKETPQGAILVADMVVAYKMISESFTSKVTLLPDQNQIVAEYLDGPFKHMENRWTFEPIEGEPGACHVVFYIDYEFRSRMLSGLMGTMFDKAFKKFTSAFEQRADLIYGSAA; encoded by the coding sequence ATGCCAAAATTCCAGACCCGTCATAAAGTGAAGCATTCTGCCGAAGCGATGTTCAAGCTGGTGGCCGATGTCGAGCGTTATCCCGAGTTTGTGCCGCTTTGCAAATCGCTCCATATCCGTGGTTGCAAGGAAACGCCTCAAGGAGCCATCCTTGTTGCGGACATGGTTGTGGCTTACAAGATGATCAGCGAGAGTTTTACCTCAAAGGTGACACTCTTGCCGGATCAGAACCAGATTGTTGCCGAATATCTGGACGGGCCTTTCAAGCATATGGAAAACCGTTGGACCTTCGAGCCCATCGAAGGAGAGCCCGGGGCGTGTCATGTGGTGTTTTACATCGATTATGAATTCCGCAGCCGGATGCTCTCTGGTTTGATGGGAACGATGTTTGACAAGGCATTCAAGAAATTCACGTCCGCCTTTGAGCAGCGCGCCGATCTTATCTACGGATCAGCTGCCTAG
- a CDS encoding tetratricopeptide repeat protein: protein MKRQTSFAVNLLQTLTLIGLFGAVGSLPANAFDPRTIEEGQASPDEAFRFGAQAYKFGNKSTAVQALTYAAHNGHMASQWKLGRMYEEGDGVVKDPSQAFDLFNGIVRRYGDAQPGSVEARYVSNAIVKLSAFVRTGIKGKLAPNPGKARDFLQYAASYFRDPDAQYHLAMSYLDKSDGKIEPKMAARWLSKAARKGHIGAQLELGELLLEGSILPQQPVNGLKWLTIARILDSTNPEVLDRQEAAFALADDSTRKKAVSLANEWLDSGGN from the coding sequence ATGAAGCGTCAAACAAGTTTTGCGGTAAATCTATTGCAGACTTTGACCCTTATCGGTTTGTTTGGAGCCGTGGGGAGTTTGCCTGCCAATGCCTTTGATCCCCGCACGATCGAAGAAGGGCAAGCCAGTCCCGATGAAGCGTTTCGCTTCGGCGCGCAAGCCTACAAATTTGGCAACAAGTCCACCGCTGTGCAGGCTTTGACCTATGCGGCGCACAATGGCCATATGGCGTCTCAGTGGAAGCTGGGGCGGATGTATGAAGAAGGGGATGGGGTCGTCAAGGATCCCAGCCAGGCTTTTGATCTGTTCAATGGCATTGTGCGACGGTATGGGGATGCGCAGCCGGGCTCTGTTGAAGCGCGCTATGTTTCAAATGCCATTGTGAAGCTGAGCGCATTTGTGCGCACTGGCATTAAGGGCAAACTGGCCCCCAATCCGGGAAAGGCACGCGATTTTCTGCAATATGCCGCGTCCTATTTTCGCGATCCGGATGCGCAATATCATTTGGCGATGTCTTATCTGGATAAGTCCGATGGCAAGATAGAGCCCAAAATGGCTGCGCGCTGGTTGAGCAAGGCCGCCCGCAAGGGGCATATTGGTGCTCAGCTAGAGTTGGGTGAATTGCTTCTTGAAGGGAGTATTCTGCCGCAGCAGCCGGTCAACGGGCTCAAGTGGCTGACGATTGCTCGGATACTGGATTCAACGAACCCGGAAGTGCTGGATCGTCAGGAAGCCGCTTTTGCACTGGCTGATGATTCCACGCGGAAAAAGGCCGTGTCTTTGGCCAATGAATGGCTGGATAGCGGCGGAAACTGA
- the xth gene encoding exodeoxyribonuclease III, producing MRIATWNINGIKARHPNLLRWLEEEKPDIACLQEIKSVDEAFPRADIEALGYNVETHGQKSFNGVALLSRLPFEEVNRGLPGDDEDEQARFIEGIFSTDKGPLRVVSLYLPNGNPVETEKYPYKLNWMRRLIAWSKERLTLEEAFVLSGDYNVIPTADDVHDHDAWWGDALYRTETLELFRELKALGLTEAFRACNGTPHQYSFWDYQAGAWPRNRGIRIDHHLLSPEAADMLKACEIQKDTRDWEKPSDHVPVMMTLNCSQS from the coding sequence ATGCGCATCGCCACCTGGAACATCAACGGCATCAAGGCTCGTCATCCCAACCTGTTAAGGTGGCTGGAAGAAGAAAAGCCGGACATTGCCTGCCTGCAAGAGATCAAGTCCGTCGATGAAGCCTTTCCGCGCGCAGACATCGAAGCACTGGGCTATAACGTGGAAACTCACGGCCAGAAGAGTTTCAATGGCGTGGCGCTTCTATCCCGCCTGCCCTTTGAAGAGGTCAATCGCGGCCTGCCCGGCGACGATGAAGACGAGCAGGCCCGTTTTATCGAGGGCATTTTCTCAACCGACAAAGGGCCACTGCGCGTCGTGAGCCTCTATTTGCCGAACGGTAATCCGGTAGAGACAGAGAAATATCCCTACAAGCTGAACTGGATGCGCAGGCTCATCGCCTGGTCAAAAGAACGCCTCACACTTGAGGAAGCTTTTGTTCTTTCCGGCGACTATAATGTCATCCCGACGGCGGATGATGTGCACGATCATGATGCCTGGTGGGGCGACGCCCTATATCGCACCGAAACGCTTGAGCTGTTCAGGGAGTTAAAGGCGCTTGGCCTTACCGAAGCCTTCCGCGCCTGTAATGGCACACCGCACCAATATTCCTTTTGGGATTATCAGGCAGGCGCCTGGCCGCGCAATCGCGGCATTCGCATCGACCATCATCTGCTCTCGCCAGAGGCGGCAGACATGCTCAAGGCGTGCGAAATCCAGAAAGATACCCGAGATTGGGAAAAACCATCAGATCATGTGCCGGTCATGATGACGCTGAATTGTTCCCAGTCATAG
- the erpA gene encoding iron-sulfur cluster insertion protein ErpA, producing MSNPITVTDSAIKRIATILSKEKEGSMLRISVSGGGCSGFQYNYDIVTSSEDDDLVINKDGATILFDPLSLQYMEGAEVDFVSDLMGQSFQINNPIASASCGCGTSFSI from the coding sequence ATGTCAAACCCGATCACAGTGACAGATAGTGCCATCAAACGAATCGCCACCATCCTTTCCAAGGAGAAGGAAGGTTCCATGCTGCGCATCTCCGTGAGTGGTGGTGGCTGCTCCGGTTTCCAGTATAATTATGACATTGTGACGAGCAGCGAGGACGATGATCTGGTCATCAACAAGGATGGCGCAACGATCCTTTTCGATCCGCTCTCTTTGCAATATATGGAAGGGGCTGAAGTTGATTTCGTCAGCGACCTGATGGGCCAGTCCTTCCAGATCAACAACCCGATCGCCAGCGCATCTTGCGGCTGCGGTACGAGCTTCTCGATCTGA
- the ppk2 gene encoding polyphosphate kinase 2 encodes MPKPAIKAKDASLDETDGKTEDLAKLEEVLVQSQPDERLATATSAAPLSSDVQQEEQKQRPSIYELRHDPSEIRRVFEHGVYPYKTKMKRQTYEKQKSRLQVELLKAQKWVEESGEKVILLFEGRDAAGKGGTIKRFMEHLNPRTASVVALNKPTDRERTQWYYQRYVEHLPAAGEMVLFDRSWYNRAGVERVMGFCSPSEYLEFMRQTPEFERMIRRSGIRLFKYWFSVTQEEQRRRFASRETDPLKQWKLSPVDKASLDKWDQYTEAKEAMLFYTDTADAPWTIIKSDDKKRARLNCMQHFLASLPYPNKDRHIVHGPDPLIVGSSGQVIGNDDHILGKSLSPTD; translated from the coding sequence ATGCCTAAACCAGCCATAAAAGCCAAGGATGCCTCTCTCGACGAGACAGACGGCAAAACCGAAGATCTGGCAAAGCTGGAAGAAGTTCTTGTGCAAAGCCAGCCGGATGAACGCCTAGCTACAGCAACATCAGCAGCACCATTGTCCTCCGACGTCCAGCAAGAAGAACAAAAGCAGCGCCCTTCCATCTATGAATTACGCCACGATCCGAGCGAAATCCGCCGTGTCTTCGAGCATGGCGTCTATCCCTACAAGACCAAGATGAAACGCCAGACCTACGAAAAGCAAAAAAGCCGCTTGCAAGTGGAGCTTCTCAAGGCACAGAAATGGGTCGAGGAATCCGGAGAGAAGGTCATTCTTCTGTTTGAAGGACGGGACGCTGCTGGCAAGGGCGGTACCATCAAACGCTTCATGGAGCATCTCAACCCACGCACAGCAAGTGTTGTGGCACTCAACAAGCCAACAGACCGCGAGCGGACCCAGTGGTATTATCAGCGCTATGTGGAGCATCTACCCGCTGCTGGCGAAATGGTCCTGTTTGACCGCTCCTGGTATAACCGCGCGGGCGTTGAGCGCGTCATGGGCTTTTGCTCACCGAGCGAGTATCTTGAATTCATGCGCCAGACACCAGAATTCGAACGTATGATCCGCCGCTCGGGTATTCGTCTGTTCAAATACTGGTTCTCGGTAACGCAAGAAGAACAGCGCCGCAGATTTGCATCGAGGGAAACCGACCCACTCAAACAGTGGAAGCTCTCCCCGGTCGACAAGGCTTCTCTGGACAAATGGGATCAGTATACTGAGGCCAAGGAAGCCATGTTGTTCTATACCGATACGGCAGACGCTCCCTGGACAATCATCAAGTCCGATGACAAGAAGCGCGCACGCCTCAACTGCATGCAGCATTTTCTGGCGTCTCTGCCCTACCCCAACAAGGACCGCCATATCGTCCATGGCCCAGACCCGTTGATTGTGGGCAGTTCGGGGCAAGTGATCGGCAACGACGATCATATTCTGGGCAAAAGCCTCAGCCCCACAGACTGA
- a CDS encoding pyruvate dehydrogenase complex E1 component subunit beta, with the protein MPIKVLMPALSPTMEEGNLAKWVKQEGDKVEIGDVIAEIETDKATMEVESVEEGTLGKIVVAEGTQGVKVNELIALILEEGEDASALDNVSTDAAPAAEEAPAAPASVPAEPKSEAPVTLPDVEDEPEVPEGTPMKTQTVREALRDGMVEEMRRDDDVFLMGEEVAQYQGAYKISQGMLDEFGERRVIDTPITEHGFTGLAAGAAMAGLRPIVEFMTFNFAMQAIDHIINSSAKTLYMSGGQIHNPIVFRGPNGAAARVAAQHSQDYTAWYSQVPGLVVVHPYSAADYKGLIKSAIRSDNPVVFLENEILYGHSFDVPDVDDFIVPLGKAKIARKGKDVTIVSFGMGMQHSLNAAEELAKEGIEAEVIDLRTIRPLDTETIIRSVIKTGRCVVVEEGWPQASTSSEVAFRVMDQAFDYLDAPVARVCGKDVPMPYASNLEKLALPTVAEVIGAVKAVTYTA; encoded by the coding sequence ATGCCAATTAAAGTACTTATGCCGGCCCTCTCCCCAACCATGGAAGAAGGCAATCTGGCCAAGTGGGTCAAGCAAGAAGGTGACAAGGTCGAAATCGGCGACGTGATCGCAGAAATCGAAACCGACAAAGCCACCATGGAAGTTGAGTCTGTCGAAGAGGGCACTCTTGGCAAGATCGTCGTTGCTGAAGGCACCCAGGGTGTCAAAGTCAACGAACTGATCGCCCTGATCCTCGAAGAAGGCGAAGATGCTTCTGCTCTGGACAATGTTTCCACGGATGCTGCTCCGGCTGCTGAAGAAGCGCCTGCTGCACCGGCTTCGGTTCCGGCCGAGCCAAAATCCGAAGCACCGGTAACGTTGCCCGATGTTGAAGACGAGCCGGAAGTGCCGGAAGGCACGCCGATGAAAACCCAGACCGTTCGTGAAGCTTTGCGTGATGGTATGGTCGAGGAAATGCGCCGCGATGACGACGTTTTCCTAATGGGTGAAGAAGTGGCCCAGTATCAGGGTGCCTACAAGATTTCTCAGGGCATGCTGGACGAATTCGGTGAGCGCCGCGTGATCGATACGCCAATCACCGAGCATGGCTTTACCGGTCTTGCTGCCGGTGCTGCGATGGCTGGTCTGCGTCCTATCGTCGAATTCATGACCTTCAACTTCGCCATGCAGGCAATCGACCACATCATCAACTCGTCCGCCAAGACACTTTATATGTCTGGTGGCCAGATTCACAACCCGATCGTGTTCCGTGGTCCGAACGGCGCTGCTGCCCGCGTGGCTGCCCAGCACTCTCAGGATTATACCGCATGGTACAGCCAGGTTCCTGGCCTTGTTGTTGTGCATCCTTACAGCGCTGCTGACTATAAGGGTCTCATCAAGTCTGCAATCCGGTCTGACAACCCTGTTGTCTTCCTTGAGAACGAAATCCTCTATGGTCACAGCTTCGATGTGCCTGATGTTGATGATTTTATCGTTCCTCTCGGCAAGGCCAAGATTGCTCGTAAGGGTAAGGATGTAACAATCGTTTCCTTCGGCATGGGCATGCAGCATTCTCTCAATGCAGCTGAAGAATTGGCCAAAGAAGGTATCGAAGCCGAGGTCATCGACCTGCGTACGATCCGTCCTCTGGATACCGAAACAATCATCCGCTCGGTTATCAAGACCGGTCGCTGTGTCGTTGTTGAAGAAGGCTGGCCACAGGCTTCTACATCTTCGGAAGTTGCTTTCCGCGTGATGGATCAGGCGTTCGATTATCTGGACGCACCGGTTGCTCGCGTTTGCGGCAAGGATGTTCCGATGCCTTACGCGTCAAACCTCGAAAAGCTGGCTCTGCCAACCGTTGCCGAGGTGATTGGTGCTGTTAAAGCTGTCACCTACACCGCTTAA